The Amblyomma americanum isolate KBUSLIRL-KWMA chromosome 5, ASM5285725v1, whole genome shotgun sequence genome window below encodes:
- the LOC144135485 gene encoding neprilysin-3-like, with protein sequence MMLPPIFILDAAAAMNYGGFGQIVGHEMMHAYDVRGIKLTHEGRSAKYNATDTLQEYERKVLCLRASYQKAEDSRARTLDQTIDAEGFADYTGILLAHEAFRRLADDQRTRTVPDVGLTADQAFFVAHCIKWCNADKVNKTRPFRGAYWHSRSRCIVPLQNMPEFAQAFSCRHGDYMNPDNRCDFW encoded by the exons ATGATGCTACCACCGATATTCATCCTAGATGCGGCCGCGGCGATGAATTACGGAGGATTCGGCCAG ATCGTCGGTCACGAAATGATGCACGCCTACGACGTCCGGGGAATAAAGCTCACTCACGAAGGCCGTTCGGCCAAGTACAACGCTACGGACACGCTACAGGAGTACGAAAGAAAGGTGCTCTGTCTCCGAGCCTCGTATCAGAAG GCGGAGGACTCACGGGCGAGGACGCTAGACCAGACGATAGACGCGGAAGGATTCGCCGACTACACGGGCATCCTGTTGGCGCACGAAGCGTTCCGCCGCCTAGCGGACGATCAGCGCACCAGGACTGTGCCTGACGTGGGGCTCACCGCTGACCAGGCCTTCTTCGTGGCGCATTGCATAAAGTGGTGCAACGCGGACAAAGTGAACAAAACTCGGCCGTTCAGAGGGGCCTACTGGCACAGCCGCTCGCGCTGCATAGTGCCTCTGCAAAATATGCCCGAGTTCGCCCAGGCGTTCTCCTGCCGGCATGGGGACTATATGAATCCCGACAATAGGTGCGACTTCTGGTAG